A genomic window from Streptomyces sp. NBC_01429 includes:
- the pspAA gene encoding PspA-associated protein PspAA encodes MIVRIMGEGQWTVAESNLDVLNALDSQVVSAVEDHDEEALGGALAALLGKVREVGTSLPDDAQEASDLVLPSSDASLDEVREKLSDSGLIAG; translated from the coding sequence GTGATCGTAAGGATCATGGGCGAGGGTCAGTGGACGGTGGCGGAATCCAACCTCGACGTGCTGAATGCGCTGGACAGTCAGGTGGTTTCCGCGGTGGAAGACCACGACGAGGAAGCCCTTGGGGGCGCCTTGGCCGCTCTTCTCGGCAAGGTTCGAGAGGTGGGCACCTCGCTGCCCGATGATGCTCAGGAAGCCAGCGACCTAGTCCTTCCGTCATCTGATGCTTCCCTCGACGAAGTCCGCGAGAAGCTGAGCGACTCCGGCCTCATCGCTGGCTGA
- a CDS encoding EF-hand domain-containing protein, which translates to MLVNEAELRSLFNSLDLNKNGVLTRGELITALRVKARKEGGTSEFAFADFKDIDEAIEFFDKSDADHNKEITFDEFTKTFSTR; encoded by the coding sequence ATGTTGGTAAACGAAGCCGAGTTGCGGAGCCTGTTCAACTCGCTCGACCTCAACAAGAACGGCGTCCTCACCCGGGGCGAGCTGATCACCGCCCTGCGGGTGAAGGCGCGCAAGGAGGGCGGTACCTCCGAGTTCGCCTTTGCGGACTTCAAGGACATCGACGAGGCCATTGAGTTCTTCGACAAAAGCGACGCCGACCACAACAAGGAAATCACCTTCGACGAGTTCACGAAGACGTTCAGCACACGATGA
- a CDS encoding VOC family protein, with protein MPEVTTPYATGTPCWVDLSAKDQQAALDFYQALFDWKFDVGPAELDGHAVCEVNGKAVAAIGPAMPSGEGMTQPPTAWITYLASTDAEATGAAIDAAGGTVLYPVADVADRGRMLIAADPQGAVFGVWQPGKFSGAQVVNEPGSLSWSELHTSDVPAAAAFYSEVFGIEMTLVEGLESEQDMRVGGRTFGTITSVTLPDMSARWLPFIAVDDADASTDALARQGGMVLIPPSETRMGRTTVTADREGAAFAMIRPKSK; from the coding sequence ATGCCCGAAGTCACCACCCCGTACGCGACCGGCACGCCGTGCTGGGTCGACCTTTCAGCCAAGGACCAGCAGGCGGCACTGGACTTCTACCAGGCCTTGTTCGACTGGAAGTTCGACGTGGGCCCGGCAGAGCTCGACGGGCACGCGGTCTGCGAGGTGAACGGAAAGGCCGTGGCCGCTATCGGCCCGGCCATGCCAAGCGGCGAGGGCATGACGCAGCCGCCGACTGCCTGGATCACCTACCTGGCCAGCACCGACGCGGAGGCCACCGGAGCCGCGATCGACGCCGCGGGCGGCACCGTGCTCTATCCCGTGGCGGACGTCGCAGACCGCGGCCGGATGTTGATCGCCGCGGACCCGCAGGGCGCCGTGTTCGGCGTCTGGCAGCCCGGCAAGTTCTCCGGCGCCCAGGTCGTCAACGAGCCCGGCTCGCTCTCCTGGAGTGAGCTGCACACCAGTGACGTGCCTGCCGCCGCCGCCTTCTACTCAGAGGTGTTCGGCATCGAGATGACGCTCGTTGAGGGCCTGGAGTCCGAACAGGACATGCGGGTCGGCGGCCGTACATTCGGCACCATCACGTCGGTCACCTTGCCCGACATGTCGGCGCGCTGGCTGCCCTTCATCGCGGTCGACGACGCGGATGCCAGCACGGACGCCTTGGCCAGGCAGGGCGGCATGGTCCTCATCCCGCCGTCCGAGACCCGGATGGGCCGGACGACGGTAACCGCCGACCGTGAGGGAGCGGCGTTCGCGATGATCAGGCCGAAGTCGAAGTAG